In a genomic window of Bernardetia sp.:
- a CDS encoding head GIN domain-containing protein translates to MKHQFKIYLLPFIFLFLSLSSCSIVDTVCKDGTGQVISEQRNITGFSAIESKGSFTVHLFQDASITTQEVTVSAQESIINLIQTNLVGQSLIIDTDECYNTNEEVVITVRTPALSQIVLTGSGDIVLQDTVRKSEIEIVLEGSGNISTTPNFPIIASTRCLVTLKGSGNIELEFDNSTIINTALDGSGNITLRGEATENTLNVSGSGNIKAFDLPVLISTAELIGSGNIELTANDPNATSTNSDAEINAQLSGSGTIYVKGNGNMTSNVSGSGKIERVE, encoded by the coding sequence ATGAAGCATCAATTTAAAATATATCTTCTGCCTTTCATCTTCCTGTTTTTGTCGCTTTCTTCATGTAGTATTGTAGATACAGTTTGTAAAGATGGAACTGGGCAAGTAATAAGTGAACAAAGAAATATCACAGGCTTTTCAGCTATAGAATCTAAGGGAAGTTTTACGGTTCATCTTTTTCAAGATGCTAGTATCACAACACAAGAGGTTACTGTTTCTGCACAAGAAAGTATTATAAATCTTATACAAACCAACCTTGTTGGACAAAGCCTTATCATCGATACAGACGAGTGTTATAATACGAATGAAGAAGTAGTAATTACTGTTCGAACGCCTGCACTTTCTCAAATAGTTTTGACTGGTTCTGGAGACATTGTTCTGCAAGATACTGTTCGTAAGTCTGAAATAGAAATAGTTTTAGAAGGCTCTGGAAATATTTCTACCACTCCTAATTTTCCCATTATAGCTTCTACAAGATGTCTTGTTACTCTAAAAGGCTCTGGAAACATAGAATTAGAGTTTGACAACTCAACTATTATAAATACGGCACTTGATGGTTCTGGAAATATTACTTTGAGGGGAGAAGCAACAGAAAATACGCTCAATGTCAGTGGTTCTGGAAATATTAAAGCCTTTGACTTACCTGTCTTGATAAGTACAGCCGAATTGATTGGCTCTGGAAATATTGAACTAACTGCCAACGACCCAAATGCAACCTCTACCAACTCAGATGCAGAAATAAATGCTCAATTAAGTGGAAGTGGAACTATCTATGTAAAGGGAAATGGAAATATGACATCAAACGTTTCGGGCTCTG